The genomic stretch CTCATTGCCGCCGAGGACTGGCTGCGTGAGATCGAGAAGAAGCTGGACCTCACCACTTGCACAGATGAGGAGTGTGTGGGAGTCGCCGCTCACCAGCTCACTGGCGCTGCACGCGCATGGTGGGACAGCTACAGTGACACCCACGAGAACCCCGGGGGCATAACCTGGGCCGAGTTCACTGAGGCGTTCCGTGAGCAGCATGTGCCTGAGGGTGTCATGGACGCCAAGGTGGAGGAGTTCCGCAACATCTCCCAGGGCACTCAGAAGGTACAAGAGTATGCCACTCGTTTCACCCGCACCATGAGGTATGCTCTAGATGAGTCCAAcactaagaagaagaagatgtacTT from Sorghum bicolor cultivar BTx623 chromosome 3, Sorghum_bicolor_NCBIv3, whole genome shotgun sequence encodes the following:
- the LOC110433749 gene encoding uncharacterized protein LOC110433749, whose product is MDRQTRLLEALADGILRRPRGGPPNDFQRKLEGFLKLRPPTFDCADDDLIAAEDWLREIEKKLDLTTCTDEECVGVAAHQLTGAARAWWDSYSDTHENPGGITWAEFTEAFREQHVPEGVMDAKVEEFRNISQGTQKVQEYATRFTRTMRYALDESNTKKKKMYFFKKGLSTRLKVALSGHTCYTLREMINKALEMERDRLEADAQYKEKKRRSEGSSRGPAP